One stretch of Micromonospora echinospora DNA includes these proteins:
- a CDS encoding antibiotic biosynthesis monooxygenase family protein, with product MSADISFHSIIDYTVDGPDTQQEFVAVFAEIQERWVRFYPGYQSARFYLSTDGTRVYTIVRWASEADYRNFVETSDTEGRMAAISQALAGLSGKAEARMSGVPTYTVAREVGPGPQRLDV from the coding sequence GTGAGCGCCGATATCAGCTTCCACTCGATCATCGACTACACGGTTGACGGCCCCGACACCCAACAGGAGTTCGTAGCGGTCTTCGCGGAGATTCAGGAGCGCTGGGTGCGCTTCTATCCTGGCTACCAGTCGGCCCGCTTCTACCTGAGCACCGACGGCACCCGGGTGTACACCATCGTGCGTTGGGCCAGCGAGGCGGACTACCGCAATTTCGTGGAAACCTCAGACACCGAAGGTCGAATGGCCGCCATCTCTCAGGCCCTGGCGGGCCTGTCCGGCAAGGCCGAAGCGCGCATGAGCGGCGTTCCCACGTACACCGTCGCCCGCGAGGTCGGCCCCGGGCCACAGCGTCTCGACGTCTGA
- a CDS encoding GIY-YIG nuclease family protein, whose product MVPVTFPERRSADVPTDEERVDEALRLLSGPPVALDVAVKRLARGSGVYAWWALPSVLPDLPGPPNDSDPSRRMLYLGRATSLRGRILRNHLRRSGSSTLRRTLAGLLVSEGYRTTWTDRVVLVPEDETRLTAWMHEHLRLTWAEDPEPADIEAELVRRLHPPLNVHGVDPEHIQAAVVAAKNSYDASSGPAQP is encoded by the coding sequence ATGGTCCCGGTGACCTTCCCCGAACGGCGATCCGCCGACGTCCCGACCGACGAAGAACGGGTCGACGAGGCCCTGCGGTTGCTCTCCGGCCCGCCGGTCGCGCTCGACGTCGCCGTCAAGCGGCTCGCCCGTGGCAGCGGCGTCTACGCCTGGTGGGCCCTGCCCTCGGTCCTTCCCGACCTCCCCGGGCCGCCGAACGACAGCGACCCGTCGCGGCGGATGCTCTATCTCGGCCGGGCGACCAGCCTGCGCGGCCGGATCCTGCGCAACCATCTGCGACGGTCGGGCAGCTCGACCCTGCGCCGCACGCTGGCCGGGCTTCTCGTGTCCGAGGGCTACCGGACGACCTGGACCGACCGCGTCGTCCTGGTCCCCGAGGACGAGACACGGCTGACCGCCTGGATGCACGAGCACCTGCGCCTGACCTGGGCGGAGGACCCCGAGCCGGCGGACATCGAGGCCGAACTCGTCCGGCGTCTGCACCCGCCGCTCAACGTCCACGGCGTCGACCCCGAGCACATCCAGGCGGCAGTGGTCGCCGCCAAGAACTCGTACGACGCCAGCAGCGGCCCGGCGCAGCCCTAG
- the pyrE gene encoding orotate phosphoribosyltransferase — protein sequence MTHPLARRVYDTCHLTGRFHLRSGQVSDEYFDKYLFEGKPELLREVAEAMVALLPECDVLAGMEMGGIPLATVMSQLTGLPTVFVRKQAKEYGTAKVAEGGPVTGLRVVVVEDVVTTGGALLASCGHLRSVGAQVETVVCAIDREQGGRENLAAEGLHLRAALTRRDLEAALTA from the coding sequence GTGACTCACCCGCTCGCGCGCCGCGTCTACGACACCTGCCATCTCACCGGGCGGTTCCATCTCCGATCCGGGCAGGTCAGCGACGAGTACTTCGACAAGTACCTGTTCGAGGGGAAGCCGGAGCTGTTGCGCGAGGTCGCCGAGGCGATGGTCGCTCTGCTGCCGGAGTGTGACGTGTTGGCGGGGATGGAGATGGGCGGCATTCCGCTCGCCACGGTGATGTCACAGCTGACCGGGCTGCCCACTGTCTTCGTGCGGAAGCAGGCAAAGGAGTACGGCACCGCGAAGGTGGCCGAGGGCGGGCCGGTGACCGGTCTGCGGGTCGTCGTGGTCGAGGACGTCGTGACCACCGGAGGCGCGCTTCTGGCCTCGTGCGGACACCTGCGGTCCGTCGGCGCGCAGGTCGAGACGGTGGTCTGCGCCATCGACCGCGAGCAGGGCGGCCGGGAGAACCTGGCGGCCGAGGGGCTGCACCTCCGCGCCGCCCTCACCCGCCGGGATCTGGAAGCCGCACTGACGGCGTGA
- a CDS encoding YunG family protein: MTSEKHDRLSVPLAIDLETLRPVLRAGWGADTCDPHDVRDWHAGNPARGQCGVTALIIQDLLGGELILGEVHAGGAKVGHHYWNRLADGREVDLTADQFQPPEVVVGGQVQQRPPGPPVRCRRQYEILRDRVLVALYGGRSVSAL, from the coding sequence GTGACGTCTGAGAAGCACGACCGACTATCAGTCCCACTCGCGATCGACCTGGAGACGCTGCGGCCGGTGCTGCGCGCCGGCTGGGGAGCGGACACCTGCGACCCGCACGACGTGCGGGATTGGCACGCCGGCAACCCAGCCCGTGGTCAATGCGGGGTGACCGCACTGATCATCCAGGACCTGCTCGGCGGAGAGCTGATCCTCGGCGAGGTCCACGCCGGGGGCGCCAAGGTCGGCCACCACTACTGGAATCGACTGGCCGACGGCCGCGAGGTGGACCTGACTGCTGACCAGTTCCAGCCACCGGAAGTCGTTGTCGGCGGTCAGGTTCAGCAACGCCCGCCGGGCCCACCCGTCCGGTGCCGCCGGCAGTACGAGATCCTGCGGGACCGCGTCCTCGTAGCCCTCTACGGCGGCAGGTCAGTCAGCGCACTCTAG